A single genomic interval of Blastopirellula marina harbors:
- the ispH gene encoding 4-hydroxy-3-methylbut-2-enyl diphosphate reductase, whose amino-acid sequence MKVILASPRGFCAGVNMAIECLDLTLKSFGAPVYVYHEIVHNKYVVETFKKKGAVFVDDLQEVPPKSMLLFSAHGVSPEIRQAAKARDLTAIDATCPLVTKVHLEAIKFAKLGYTICLIGHEGHDEVIGTMGEAPEAIVLVETEEDVDKLEIAEPDKLAYLTQTTLSVDDATRIINRLKGRFPEIKGPPKADICYATQNRQEAVRILGNEVQLVLVLGSQNSSNSQRLKELAKESGTPGYLVDGAKDIQAEWFDGVEAVLVTAGASAPEDVVQECLDYLVERFDATIEARSIREEEVHFPLPKELRKLVSIT is encoded by the coding sequence ATGAAAGTGATTCTAGCAAGCCCGCGCGGGTTCTGCGCCGGTGTTAACATGGCGATCGAGTGCCTGGATCTGACCTTAAAGTCGTTCGGGGCCCCGGTCTACGTCTATCACGAGATTGTCCACAATAAATATGTCGTCGAGACCTTCAAAAAGAAGGGAGCGGTGTTTGTGGACGATTTGCAGGAGGTTCCTCCCAAGTCGATGCTCCTTTTCAGCGCTCATGGCGTGTCACCAGAAATCCGTCAGGCGGCGAAAGCTCGCGATCTAACGGCTATCGACGCGACTTGCCCGCTGGTAACAAAAGTCCACCTAGAAGCGATCAAGTTCGCGAAACTGGGCTACACAATCTGTCTGATCGGTCATGAAGGTCATGACGAAGTGATCGGCACGATGGGTGAGGCTCCTGAAGCGATCGTCCTCGTCGAGACGGAAGAGGACGTCGACAAACTTGAAATCGCCGAGCCCGATAAGTTGGCTTACCTCACACAAACCACCCTTTCGGTGGATGATGCCACGCGGATCATCAATCGACTGAAAGGTCGCTTTCCGGAGATCAAAGGTCCCCCGAAAGCCGACATCTGTTACGCAACTCAAAATCGCCAGGAAGCGGTTCGCATTCTCGGCAACGAGGTACAACTGGTGTTGGTTCTCGGTAGCCAAAATAGTTCTAACAGCCAACGCTTGAAGGAACTGGCTAAAGAGTCTGGAACTCCTGGCTACTTGGTTGACGGAGCGAAAGATATCCAGGCGGAGTGGTTCGACGGAGTCGAAGCAGTGCTCGTCACCGCCGGAGCGAGTGCTCCAGAGGATGTCGTGCAAGAATGTCTCGATTACCTGGTCGAACGTTTCGATGCTACCATCGAAGCTCGCTCGATCCGGGAAGAGGAAGTCCATTTTCCTCTTCCGAAAGAGCTGCGGAAATTGGTTAGCATCACCTAA
- the hpnC gene encoding squalene synthase HpnC, translated as MTPFQYQLANYGPKASWQTPSTSDAYAYCQDLTAATYENFSVISWFLPTELHPHFAAIYSYCRWADNLADEASSDAEGLTLLAWWEEQLESCFQQDAHHPVFVALKRTIHEFKIPITPLRNLLIAFRQDQTKKRYANYRELLAYCRNSADPVGRLVLYLGRCYSPDAVVYSDRVSTGLQLANFWQDVRRDYNMGRVYIPAEDFQQFGLSVDDMPKCAQEEAFRELIKYEVRRAQQLLEAGEPVVDYFPSKLKVDVALFVRGGQTILQQIRHQNYDTWQRRPKVSKRVKMGLLMKAWWEIHVRGKKFGLDYHEVVA; from the coding sequence TTGACACCTTTCCAATATCAACTGGCAAACTACGGCCCGAAAGCCAGTTGGCAAACTCCGAGCACGAGCGACGCGTACGCGTATTGCCAAGATTTGACGGCAGCGACCTACGAGAACTTTTCGGTCATCAGTTGGTTTCTGCCAACCGAACTTCACCCCCATTTTGCCGCCATCTATTCTTATTGCCGCTGGGCAGACAATTTAGCGGATGAAGCGTCGAGCGATGCGGAAGGGCTCACATTGCTAGCGTGGTGGGAAGAACAGCTCGAATCATGCTTCCAGCAAGATGCACATCACCCGGTGTTCGTCGCTCTGAAACGAACCATCCACGAATTCAAAATTCCCATCACGCCGCTACGTAATCTGCTGATTGCTTTTCGTCAGGATCAAACGAAGAAACGCTATGCAAATTATCGCGAACTCCTGGCTTATTGCCGAAACTCGGCCGACCCGGTGGGACGGCTAGTTCTGTACCTGGGACGCTGCTACTCGCCCGATGCGGTGGTTTACTCCGATCGTGTTTCGACCGGGTTGCAACTGGCAAATTTCTGGCAAGACGTCCGACGTGATTACAACATGGGGCGCGTCTACATTCCAGCAGAAGATTTCCAACAGTTTGGACTCTCGGTCGACGACATGCCGAAGTGTGCTCAGGAAGAAGCCTTTCGTGAATTGATCAAGTATGAAGTTCGCCGAGCGCAGCAGCTGCTTGAAGCAGGCGAACCGGTCGTCGATTACTTCCCCTCCAAATTGAAGGTCGATGTGGCGTTGTTTGTGCGGGGCGGACAAACCATTTTGCAGCAGATCCGTCACCAAAACTACGATACCTGGCAGCGACGCCCGAAGGTCAGTAAACGCGTCAAGATGGGCCTCTTAATGAAGGCGTGGTGGGAAATCCACGTGCGAGGAAAGAAGTTTGGCTTGGATTATCACGAGGTCGTTGCATGA
- a CDS encoding phytoene/squalene synthase family protein, whose translation MTDRLTESYAECRRLSRQSGSNFLLSFWFLPPEKRQAMFALYAFFRHTDDLADAEGTDQATDLQQWREKFHAALADDYRDVRLPALVDTIRRYQIPEQYFLESIAGVESDLTRTRFAEFAQLEHYCYQVASAIGLSCLPVWGIRPDFDRDSAIAAGVAFQLTNILRDIHEDGQRGRIYLPQEDLARFNVAEASLLVGEASEGFEALIYYEIERVQRLFDRAQALRDDLYSDGRRIYDAMTQTYYDLLQQISRDPQAVLQRRIQVGSWRKVKLLASLALSQIPFRSRSPIAMEAASERP comes from the coding sequence ATGACCGATCGCCTCACTGAGAGCTATGCCGAGTGTCGCCGACTCTCACGCCAATCAGGATCAAACTTCCTCTTGTCATTCTGGTTTCTTCCGCCGGAGAAGCGTCAAGCAATGTTCGCTTTGTATGCCTTCTTTCGTCACACCGACGACCTGGCCGACGCTGAGGGGACCGATCAGGCCACCGATTTGCAGCAGTGGCGAGAGAAGTTTCACGCCGCCCTCGCCGACGACTATCGCGACGTCCGCTTGCCTGCTTTGGTCGACACGATTCGCCGATACCAGATTCCTGAGCAATACTTTTTAGAGTCTATCGCCGGTGTCGAAAGCGATTTGACTCGCACACGCTTCGCCGAATTCGCCCAGCTCGAGCATTACTGCTACCAAGTTGCCTCAGCGATTGGGTTGAGCTGCCTGCCCGTGTGGGGTATTCGCCCTGACTTCGATCGTGATTCAGCAATTGCCGCTGGGGTTGCTTTCCAATTAACAAATATTCTTCGCGACATACACGAAGATGGCCAACGGGGACGAATCTATCTACCGCAGGAAGACTTGGCGAGATTCAACGTTGCTGAAGCGTCGTTGCTCGTGGGCGAAGCGAGCGAAGGCTTTGAAGCATTGATTTATTACGAAATCGAGCGTGTTCAGCGACTCTTCGATCGAGCTCAAGCACTGCGTGACGATCTCTACTCGGATGGACGGCGAATTTACGATGCAATGACGCAGACGTACTACGACTTGCTGCAGCAAATCTCGCGCGATCCGCAAGCCGTGCTGCAGCGTAGGATTCAGGTCGGTTCGTGGCGTAAGGTAAAATTATTGGCCTCGTTAGCACTCTCTCAGATTCCGTTTCGCTCGCGGAGCCCAATCGCCATGGAGGCCGCCAGTGAACGCCCATGA
- the hpnE gene encoding hydroxysqualene dehydroxylase HpnE has translation MNAHEMRGQRVAIVGGGLAGLAAAEALSRFPFEVHVFEAKRSLGGRAGAFREPDRPSLIDRCQHVAMGCCTNFLGLCRRLDLKSSFRRDTKLHFIDGEGKIHPFASSSWLPAPLHLAGAFQRQHYLSKEDHQRIRNALWEMAPPAAAQKYAGWKMRDWLLDKQQSETAISRFWEIVLVSALGAPLSEVSFTAARKVFVDGFLRNRQAHQVYVPTSPLQDIFDVQAAQRLGEKGVHFHRQSPVRQVAYFNSRFNVRYGHGEEGTFENFIAAIPWHQSPKIFSPILKNLMPKLNNVDEIMSSPISSVHLWLDRPLTKLPHAVLLDRTSQWVFNHGSRQLRDTTCYYYQVVISASQALAGMKHEDLARQVLAELVNAFGAEHAPYMLDQQVVTEKQAVFAATPEIESLRPNQGTILPGLALAGDWTKTGWPSTMEGAVRSGYLAAEAILRKYGHHEPVGDPDLPVAWISQLLWGLGKEDTP, from the coding sequence GTGAACGCCCATGAGATGCGCGGGCAACGTGTCGCCATCGTTGGTGGCGGCCTGGCAGGGCTTGCCGCTGCCGAGGCGCTCTCGCGATTTCCATTCGAAGTGCATGTTTTCGAGGCGAAACGTTCCCTAGGAGGTCGCGCAGGAGCGTTTCGTGAACCAGACCGTCCTTCCTTGATCGATCGCTGCCAGCACGTGGCGATGGGATGCTGCACGAACTTTCTTGGCCTTTGCCGCCGGCTCGATTTAAAGAGTTCCTTCCGTCGCGATACGAAACTCCACTTTATCGACGGCGAAGGGAAAATCCATCCTTTCGCGTCCAGTTCCTGGCTGCCAGCTCCGCTGCACTTGGCCGGGGCATTTCAGCGACAACATTACCTTTCCAAAGAAGATCATCAACGCATTCGCAACGCTCTCTGGGAAATGGCCCCGCCGGCCGCCGCTCAGAAATACGCTGGCTGGAAGATGCGGGACTGGCTGCTCGATAAGCAACAGTCGGAAACGGCGATTTCTCGTTTCTGGGAGATCGTACTCGTCAGTGCGCTGGGAGCTCCGCTGAGCGAGGTTTCGTTCACGGCAGCCCGCAAGGTGTTCGTCGATGGCTTTTTGCGTAATCGCCAGGCCCACCAGGTTTACGTTCCGACGAGCCCACTACAAGATATCTTCGACGTACAAGCCGCCCAGCGACTAGGCGAAAAAGGAGTTCACTTCCACCGCCAGTCGCCTGTCCGGCAAGTCGCTTATTTCAACTCGCGATTTAATGTCCGTTATGGGCATGGCGAGGAAGGCACCTTCGAGAACTTCATCGCGGCGATTCCATGGCATCAATCCCCCAAGATATTCTCACCAATCTTGAAGAACTTGATGCCGAAGCTCAACAACGTGGACGAGATCATGTCGTCCCCGATCTCAAGCGTGCACCTGTGGCTCGATCGTCCGCTGACCAAGTTGCCTCATGCCGTGCTGTTAGATCGAACGAGTCAGTGGGTTTTCAATCACGGTTCACGGCAACTGCGTGACACAACGTGCTATTACTACCAGGTCGTTATCAGTGCCTCGCAAGCATTAGCCGGCATGAAGCACGAGGACTTGGCTCGCCAGGTTCTTGCCGAACTCGTGAATGCGTTCGGTGCTGAACATGCCCCCTACATGCTCGACCAACAAGTAGTTACCGAGAAGCAAGCCGTCTTTGCAGCGACTCCTGAAATCGAAAGCTTGCGTCCTAACCAAGGGACGATTCTTCCTGGCTTGGCCTTGGCCGGCGATTGGACCAAGACAGGTTGGCCGTCGACCATGGAAGGAGCTGTCCGCAGTGGATACCTCGCCGCTGAAGCGATTTTAAGAAAGTACGGGCATCACGAACCCGTGGGAGACCCCGACTTACCAGTGGCATGGATCTCGCAACTCTTGTGGGGCCTCGGAAAAGAAGATACTCCTTAG